In the genome of Saprospiraceae bacterium, the window TTAAGTGGTACTTATTAGAACAGACTAGATGGTGTCCTTATTTTCCATCCGAAATTGTCAAGGAAGGATAAAACTTAAAAATCGGTTCATGAATTCAACGAATAAAGTAAAATGCAGTGCTTGAAAAGAAGGGGCTAAAAAAGCCCCAACTGCAAACTACCCGATGCTAAAAGCCAGCACTGCTGGGGCCCTGGCGAAGCCTGCCAACTAGCCACGGGCACCAGCGCACAAACCAGCACCGGCACCCCCTGCCCCAAGGCCATGGCACAAGACCCCCAGCTGCCAGAGCCATGCCCCTGAAAGGATGACGACACCCGCACTGCCCCAGGGGGCAAGGCCCCGAAGGGAAAACGAGCAGGCAGCCGCCACCTGCCGGACCAGCTGCGCCGAGCGGGCCGCCAAAGCCCCAGGATGAGTACCTGCTGCCTGAAACACCCGCGCCTGCGGAAAGGCTGACCGAACGAGCTGATCAATGCCGGGAGCGCAGCCTACGGCCACTGGCACTGGAGGCATGACAGCTAGGATGGAGGAACAAGCCCCTGCTAGCTGAGCAGAAGGTGCCTAGCGCCTGAAAAGCTCACTGATGGATAAGAAGAAACGAATGCAGCAATGGAAAAAGATATAAGCAACGTCAGGTTTGCGTACTTGTGGTCTTTTATAGGCTTGGGTGACAGGATTTTACCAGGATGCTTGGCCACAAAATTTGCTTTTCCACCTTTTCCCGTGAAAAGGTGGAGCCAAAACCGCCGCCTGACGCATATTCGACTAAAACAGTCTTCCACTACGTTGCACAAAAAGAAACTCGCCATTGGGTTTGGTTGACTACTCAAATATTTTTGATTGTTAAATATTTACAGTTGAGTTTGGTTGTTTCGAAGCTCAAACAGTTTTTTGTGCGGGCTCTTCGTTGCAGACTGTTTTTTAACGCCGAATCTGCTAATGGCGGACTCCTTCATCGCAAACTTCACATTAAGCAATGAAACACGGGAAAAGGAAAGCACCAGGCCAAAGCATCTTAGAGACATTTCCCGAGCAGTAAGAATCGATTGAATTGAGCACCAAACTTCGATATTGTCGAAATTATCATTAGCAGCCTCGCAGACGTTCAGTAGCCCGCTGCGCAATCTTTGATCCAGCAGCACAATCTGACTCATAAAAACCATTTCGTGGAGTACCGTCATATCTTTTTGTTTAGAGTGCAAACTTATGTGGTTAGTGCGCAATCTATTTGCGTATTTTTTATGCTCCGAATAATTCCTTTTTTATTACCTTAACTTGACATGTTCTGAATTGCTTAAAACAAAGCACAGTCGAAAAACAAGCAATTCACCCCTTCCCCTCCTTTTTCATCGCCTCCTTGATTCCATTCAAAATGCTTTTAGCCTGATCAATATATGGATGTCCAATAGGGAAAACCGCTTCAAAAATGGAGAGTGTCTTTCGTGCCAATTCCAAAGCAGATTCCAACTCCCCCAGGTCTTTAAGCACTAATGCCAAATTGGAATAACTTACGGCGGTGGTGGGATGGTCTTTTCCAAAGTTGTGCTCATCGGACTGCATGGCTTTTTCCAAGAGGGATTTGGCGCCCTGATAATCCCCCAGGGCTTTAAGCACGGTTGCCAAATTGGAATACCTTACGGCGGTGGTGGGATGGTCTTTTCCAAAGTTGTGCTCATCGGACTGCATGGCTTTTTCCAAGAGGGATTTGGCGCCCTGATAATCCCCCAGGGCTTTAAGCACGGTTGCCAAATTGGAATACCTTACGGCGGTGGTGGGATGGTCTTTTCCAAAGTTGTGCTCATCGGACTGCATGGCTTTTTCCAAGAGGGTTTTGGCGCCCTGATAATCCCCAAGGGCTTTAAGCACGGTTGCCAAATTGGAATACCTTCTAGCCGTATTGGGATGGTCTTTTCCAAAGTTGTGCTCATCGGAGTGCATCGCTTTTTCCAAGAGGGTTTTGGCGCCCTGATAATCTCCAAGGGCATGAAGCACGGTTGCCAAATTGAATAACTTCCGGCGGTGTTGGGATGGTCTTTTCCAAAGTGGTGCTCATCGGACTGCATCGCTTTTTCCAAGAGGGTTTTGGCGCCCTGATAATCCCCAAGGTCTTGAAGCACTAATGCCAAATTGGAATACCTTACGGCGGTGGTGGGATGGTCTTTTCCAAAGTTGTGCTCCGCGGACTGCATGGCTTTTTCCAAGAGGGTTTTGGCGCCCTGATAATCCCCAAGGTCTTGAAGCACTAATGCCAAATTGGAATACCTTACGGCGGTGGTGGGATGGTCTTTTCCAAAGTTGTGCTCATCGGACTGCATCGCTTTTTCCAAGAGGGTTTTGGCGCCCTGATAATCCCCTAGGTCTTGAAGCACTAATGCCAAATTGGAATACCTTACGGCGGTGGTGGGATGGTCTTTTCCAAAGTTGTGCTCATCGGACTGCATCGCTTTTTCCAAGAGGGTTTTGGCGCCCTGATAATCCCCCAGGTCTTTAAGCACTAATGCCAAATTATTTTGCAGGTTAGCTATTGGAGCGGCATCACTGGTTGGCAAGGCTTTTAAAATGGCATTTCCATAGGGAATCCATTGAAATTTATCAATCGGATTATCCTTAGTATAATCCATACTTAACTTACTCGTTACCTGTTCGATGAGCGGGGCTATATCATCAGGCTCAATGGCGGCTTTTGTCTGCGTGATGTCTATAATGATGCGGTGCATTTTATAATTATCCGTAGCCTCCTCCTTGATGAGCCATCCTTTTTCGACCAGATTTGCCAATGTTTCCGAGAAAAAATCAGCGCTTTCACTGGCTTGGGGGTCTATGAGTTCATCTAGTAATTCATAGCTATGAAACACCGGAGGAAGGCTGGCGAATTGTTTCATCAGCCCTATTTCTTTTTCGTCCAGTCCACTGATCGTAAAAATGGTACTTAGGTAGGAAGTGATCTTTTCGATGTTGTTTTTACTATGCCGGGTTTTTACATTAGCCCGTAAATCTTGTTCCAGCGCCCGTTTAAGATCCTGTATATCCGTGCGTTGTTTTTCTGCTGTTTTAGCCAAAATCTCAATGGTCAGGGTGTGGTAATCGACTGTTTCGACAACTTCTTTGATCAGCGCTTCTTCTTTAATGGTAGTGCAATGCTTTTTGAAAAGAAGAATAGCTTCTTCTGGGGAAAGGAAATCCAATGACATCGGATGTAATCCATGAATGCGTTCTCTGGAGGTGACCAATAGGTGCCATTCGGGCTGGGCAGGCAGTTTATCCAGGTATTGTTCTATGGCTTGGGTGGCATTGTCGATGATGAATAACTTGGGGTGCCCCTTCTGCTGATGGAGCCGAAGCAATACTTCCAGAAAAACAGCATCAGCCTCTTTTCCTTCAGTGTCGATCTCCAGGCTTCGTATTAAGCCTTTGTTCTGCACGAAATCATCTGCAATATCTTCTGCATTCTGCGTGATCCAGGCAATGAGTTGATATTCCTCATAAAATTGGAAAACATAAGCGTTAGCCAGGGTGGTTTTGCCGATCCCCCCATGCCATTGACCACCACCACTTGCTTATTTTCGCAGAGCAGTTGGTGCAGTTTAGTCAACTCTTTTTCCCGTCCGATGATATTTGCTGGATTGACCTGCTGGAGGAAGGTTAACGCTTTGGCCTTATCTTTTTTTTTTTTATCAGGGTAGTGGTGATGAATATTTTTATCTCGTCCAACATTGTCTCCACTTCCCGTATGGCTTTGTGGCACGGTATTTTGGGGCATCATTGTTTGTTGTTTAGTCCCATCCGTTCGCATAATGAGCACGGTTGCTATGGCAAAAACGATATATACCCCAAAAGACATCAGCTCAAACCCGGCAGGTTTATTCAGTCCCAATAACTCAAACAAGGCATCAGCAAAAACAGTAGTAATACTAATAAAGCCTATAAAGCCCATAAAAAGCAAAGAGATGGCTTTTCGTTTGGCATACCCTTCTGTCCCTCTGGTTGCTTTGAGGTATTCAAGGTACCGATAGACCAGAAATATGGCTCCGATAATAAGGAGTATGATGATAACATTGTCCATTTATAGGATAGGTTTTAGTTTGGGGCATAGTGGAGATGTAGGGTTGCTTAGGAACGTTCAAACAATAACTTCGACTTTCTGGCTGCCTCTTTTGTGACCATGCTTCGCCAAAAATACTCGCCGTAGCTTCGGCTACGTCTGCGTTTTTTGGCTCGCCTGGCCACAAAATAGCCGACCCATAATTGTCGAACTTATTATTCGAACGTTCCTTAATGCAATATAAGAATTAAAGTTATTGTATATACAAAAGAGGGGGTGAAATAGGGGAGAGGGGGGCATTTTTCAAAAGTATTGGTTGAAAGCTTGTTTGTTGCTGATACTTTTCCGGCTAAAGTGCAGAACAGGTTGCTGCTTTTTTCGTCCGTACCGAAGGGTATGAATTCCAAAAAGTGTTCAGTCGGCGAATGAATTCGCCGTTACAGCGCAAGTCGGGGTTGTGCATTTATGTAAAAATTAATATTATATATGAATTAATTAATCTTATCTCCACCAAGGCCCCTCAGCCCTTTTTACACAACCCCGCCATCCCAGTCATTAAAAAATAGACGCTTTTTATCTTCAAAAGCGACCTCCAAATATGCGCTGCCTCCGTTTTCATTGGTTTCTATTTTTTTCTTTAGGTTTCTATCCGATTTTTTCCTTAAATTGCTCTATCGCTTTCTATCTTTTATCGATATAGTGCGAACTAAGGATGATTAAAAGGGAGGTGAAGGAGCATGCGCCGGATTTGGCGAAGAAGTTGGAGATATAATAGCTTAATTGATTATAGAATATAACGTTAATTGTTTCTACAGCAGATTTTTGGAAGGCGTTCACTGAAAACATACCATAGCTATCGGTTTTTAATTGTTCTCACCGGGTAAAAACAAACACTAGTTGCCTTGTTGTGAGCATTGCTATTGCCACCCCCTGGTATTGGAGGCTCTTTATTGTTTATAGGAAAGGAGATTTGATGTAGTGTAAGGGGCGTGGTTTTGGGTGGTTTATCTGGTAAATATGCAAATATAAAGGAGTTGGTGGCAAAATAAAATCAATCAATATGAAAAAAGTAATAGCAATTTGTTCGGTGTTTTCATTTTTTATTTACAGTTGTAGTAATCCACAAATCAATGGATGTTCAAACTTGACTCCATTAATTGTAACCATCCAGCCAAACCCAGGCTCTCCTTATCAGATTGAAATTCAAGCTGAAGATAATGCCAATGGCATACTATGGGGACAGAAAAACGTTAATACGGGT includes:
- a CDS encoding tetratricopeptide repeat protein, coding for MANAYVFQFYEEYQLIAWITQNAEDIADDFVQNKGLIRSLEIDTEGKEADAVFLEVLLRLHQQKGHPKLFIIDNATQAIEQYLDKLPAQPEWHLLVTSRERIHGLHPMSLDFLSPEEAILLFKKHCTTIKEEALIKEVVETVDYHTLTIEILAKTAEKQRTDIQDLKRALEQDLRANVKTRHSKNNIEKITSYLSTIFTISGLDEKEIGLMKQFASLPPVFHSYELLDELIDPQASESADFFSETLANLVEKGWLIKEEATDNYKMHRIIIDITQTKAAIEPDDIAPLIEQVTSKLSMDYTKDNPIDKFQWIPYGNAILKALPTSDAAPIANLQNNLALVLKDLGDYQGAKTLLEKAMQSDEHNFGKDHPTTAVRYSNLALVLQDLGDYQGAKTLLEKAMQSDEHNFGKDHPTTAVRYSNLALVLQDLGDYQGAKTLLEKAMQSAEHNFGKDHPTTAVRYSNLALVLQDLGDYQGAKTLLEKAMQSDEHHFGKDHPNTAGSYSIWQPCFMPLEIIRAPKPSWKKRCTPMSTTLEKTIPIRLEGIPIWQPCLKPLGIIRAPKPSWKKPCSPMSTTLEKTIPPPP
- a CDS encoding tetratricopeptide repeat protein, whose amino-acid sequence is MEKAMQSDEHNFGKDHPTTAVRYSNLATVLKALGDYQGAKSLLEKAMQSDEHNFGKDHPTTAVRYSNLATVLKALGDYQGAKSLLEKAMQSDEHNFGKDHPTTAVSYSNLALVLKDLGELESALELARKTLSIFEAVFPIGHPYIDQAKSILNGIKEAMKKEGKG